A genome region from Natranaeroarchaeum sulfidigenes includes the following:
- a CDS encoding Coenzyme F420 hydrogenase/dehydrogenase, beta subunit C-terminal domain yields the protein MSKPNPGVPSSTASNRSVPSKGGDPREQAAESAAPPGKTWFRDLDEAVIESDRCTQCGTCVAACPADSIGIDSEMERPTLVKMCTGCSRCWDYCPRSGLRYERLIREVQEAVPEDVGATYSARAVDEAAADAGQDGGVVTALLAELLDAGEIDGAIVATDSDEPLHGETYLATTREELVETAGSFYNQTMQAGRIAELIEGADIEDSEIAVVGTPCVIEGITALSEYGYEGELDEVVLTISLMCTRAFESRRLRDAISELGVDPETVAKLDVDGGTLFAYDADGEVLFDRDVDAFGHAGLKGCDECADFVGGTADISAGSVGSGDGRTTLIARTDRGEGAVKQAGDALETNDLEQEPVLDKVRSWNEKRARSIIPREYDPEGDLDIPHVDHHEAYDGTDREAQPLNPARVHQYEEWC from the coding sequence ATGTCGAAACCCAACCCCGGCGTTCCGAGCAGTACAGCGAGCAATCGATCCGTTCCGAGCAAGGGCGGGGATCCCCGCGAGCAGGCCGCCGAATCCGCCGCACCACCCGGCAAGACGTGGTTCCGCGATCTCGACGAGGCGGTCATCGAATCCGATCGCTGTACGCAGTGTGGGACCTGTGTCGCCGCCTGTCCCGCCGATTCCATCGGGATCGATAGCGAGATGGAGCGGCCGACCCTCGTGAAGATGTGTACTGGCTGCTCGCGCTGCTGGGATTACTGCCCGCGCAGCGGTCTGCGCTATGAGCGCCTGATCAGGGAGGTACAGGAGGCCGTCCCCGAAGACGTCGGGGCGACCTACAGCGCCCGCGCCGTCGACGAGGCGGCAGCAGACGCCGGGCAGGACGGCGGCGTCGTTACGGCGCTGCTCGCCGAACTGCTCGATGCAGGCGAGATCGACGGGGCAATCGTCGCTACGGACAGCGACGAACCGCTCCACGGTGAGACTTACCTGGCGACGACCCGCGAGGAACTCGTCGAAACTGCCGGGAGCTTCTACAACCAGACGATGCAGGCAGGTCGGATCGCGGAACTGATCGAGGGGGCCGATATCGAGGACTCCGAAATCGCAGTCGTCGGGACGCCCTGCGTGATCGAGGGCATAACGGCGCTCTCCGAATACGGCTACGAGGGCGAACTCGACGAGGTCGTCCTGACGATCTCGCTGATGTGTACCCGCGCGTTCGAGTCGCGGCGGCTCCGTGATGCCATCTCGGAGCTGGGCGTCGATCCCGAGACGGTGGCCAAACTCGATGTCGACGGCGGGACCCTCTTTGCCTACGACGCCGACGGCGAGGTCCTGTTCGACCGGGACGTCGATGCGTTCGGCCACGCGGGGCTGAAGGGCTGTGACGAATGTGCGGACTTCGTCGGCGGCACGGCCGACATCTCCGCGGGCAGCGTCGGAAGCGGGGACGGCAGGACGACGCTGATCGCCCGGACCGATCGCGGCGAGGGTGCTGTCAAACAGGCCGGTGACGCGCTGGAGACCAATGATCTGGAGCAGGAGCCGGTTCTCGACAAGGTGCGTTCGTGGAACGAGAAGCGCGCTCGCTCGATCATCCCACGCGAGTACGACCCGGAAGGAGACCTCGATATCCCGCACGTTGACCATCACGAGGCCTACGACGGCACCGATCGGGAGGCGCAGCCGCTCAATCCGGCACGCGTCCACCAGTACGAGGAGTGGTGTTAA
- a CDS encoding MFS transporter yields MDSRRVWVVAIFLFVMGDAVATQIRGALLESFQSSFGVSEALLGLVAPAGTVGFVVSVLAIGFVSGRIDLKRTLLIGVAATVVSLLVMSVAPVYWLFLAVMVGQGAAAGAFRGVDRPILSHLYPSRRGRIFALYSLAWALGAVTGPVLVNAVLSVTDWRVTYAILGLFFVPIGLLIWQTELPASTDNEQSLSLDALRTLVRRPAVLGSIGCMALLGGIEGIFFTWLPYYASTIIPRDLANLLLSTFLLAYIPGRILNTWIIERVNYLYLTFGLTLASIPVLLVTFSGIGGWALFMLVFLAGFLISGLFPTILSFAVEASPEYSGPISAMTTGGTYTGIALAPLGVGVVAELVDIQTAMYLTLGLAIALLIGTVVTWAATRGSGRAGIPSE; encoded by the coding sequence ATGGACTCGCGTCGTGTCTGGGTCGTTGCGATCTTTCTGTTCGTGATGGGCGATGCTGTCGCGACGCAGATACGGGGCGCACTTCTGGAGAGCTTTCAGTCGTCCTTCGGTGTCTCGGAAGCCCTTCTCGGACTGGTTGCGCCTGCCGGGACGGTTGGGTTCGTCGTTTCGGTCCTCGCGATCGGGTTCGTCTCGGGACGGATCGATCTCAAGCGGACACTGCTAATCGGTGTCGCAGCCACGGTCGTCTCGTTGCTCGTGATGAGCGTCGCTCCAGTCTACTGGCTGTTTCTTGCTGTGATGGTCGGACAGGGCGCGGCAGCCGGGGCCTTCCGCGGCGTCGACCGCCCGATCCTCTCGCATCTCTATCCGAGTCGCCGGGGGCGTATCTTCGCGCTGTACTCGCTGGCGTGGGCACTCGGTGCGGTGACGGGTCCGGTGCTGGTAAACGCCGTTCTCTCGGTAACTGACTGGCGCGTCACTTACGCGATACTCGGCCTGTTTTTCGTCCCGATCGGGCTGCTCATCTGGCAAACCGAGCTCCCGGCCAGCACTGATAACGAACAGTCGCTCTCGCTGGACGCGCTACGGACGCTGGTGCGGCGTCCGGCGGTGCTCGGGTCTATCGGCTGTATGGCACTTCTCGGCGGGATCGAGGGTATCTTCTTCACGTGGCTGCCATACTACGCGAGCACGATCATTCCGCGGGACCTCGCTAACCTGCTGCTATCGACGTTCCTGCTGGCGTACATCCCCGGTCGCATACTGAACACGTGGATCATCGAGCGGGTGAACTATCTCTACCTGACCTTCGGATTGACGCTGGCATCGATCCCCGTACTGCTGGTCACGTTCAGCGGCATCGGCGGATGGGCCCTTTTCATGTTGGTTTTCCTCGCCGGGTTTCTGATCTCGGGGTTGTTTCCGACCATCCTGTCGTTTGCAGTCGAAGCCAGCCCCGAGTACAGCGGTCCGATCAGCGCGATGACGACCGGCGGGACGTACACGGGAATTGCGCTTGCCCCGCTCGGTGTCGGCGTCGTCGCTGAACTCGTGGATATTCAGACCGCGATGTATCTGACCCTCGGTCTCGCTATTGCATTGCTGATCGGGACGGTCGTGACGTGGGCCGCGACACGTGGCTCCGGCAGGGCCGGTATCCCCTCGGAGTGA
- a CDS encoding DUF7559 family protein, whose protein sequence is MPPTLEVECTSDECEIDMLELHYTYDMPDDVGVDDFVCPYCQRSSVLEEIVV, encoded by the coding sequence ATGCCACCAACTCTGGAAGTCGAATGTACGAGCGATGAATGCGAGATCGATATGCTTGAACTGCATTACACCTACGATATGCCAGACGACGTAGGAGTCGACGACTTCGTCTGTCCGTACTGTCAGCGTTCGTCCGTACTCGAGGAGATCGTCGTATGA
- a CDS encoding CBS domain-containing protein: protein MRSFRIGTAFGIPIKLDLTFLLVLPLFAYLIGSQITATAELLNDAIAAGIEVDAITTGLTPWALGLVAAIGLFVGILLHELGHSFVAMRYGYPIDSITLWIFGGIAALSEMPEDWRQEFNIAIAGPIVSVLVGLVCYGLFVGVLLVEPFESVPIVTFGTLFVLGYLAVLNIVLAVFNMIPAFPMDGGRILRAFLARNRPYARATEMAAEVGKFFAVLLGLFGLFSFNIIMIGVAFFVYIAASTEAKQVMMKAALEGVTVADVMTPAERLHTVPPEMTISELLQKMFTQRHTGYPVMSNGRPVGIVTLDDAREVQPVERDAYTVDDIMTRDLRTISPDADAMEAITTLQQDDIGRLLVVDGFGTVVGLVSRTDLMTALDVIRSSGSESLGDQTEPIR, encoded by the coding sequence ATGCGAAGTTTCCGGATCGGTACCGCATTCGGTATCCCGATCAAGCTCGATCTCACCTTTCTGTTAGTACTACCGCTGTTCGCGTATCTGATCGGCTCTCAGATCACGGCGACCGCGGAGTTGCTCAACGACGCGATCGCCGCGGGCATTGAAGTGGATGCGATCACCACCGGGCTGACACCTTGGGCCCTCGGACTTGTCGCAGCGATAGGGCTGTTCGTCGGTATTCTGCTGCACGAGCTCGGCCACTCGTTCGTCGCGATGCGATACGGCTACCCGATCGACTCGATCACGCTCTGGATATTCGGCGGTATCGCCGCACTCTCGGAGATGCCCGAAGACTGGCGACAGGAGTTCAATATCGCTATCGCGGGCCCCATCGTCAGCGTCCTCGTCGGCCTCGTCTGTTATGGACTGTTCGTCGGCGTCCTGCTCGTCGAGCCGTTCGAATCGGTCCCCATCGTGACCTTCGGAACACTGTTCGTACTGGGCTATCTCGCCGTCCTGAATATCGTCCTCGCCGTATTCAACATGATACCGGCGTTCCCAATGGACGGGGGCCGGATCCTCCGGGCATTCCTCGCCAGAAACCGGCCGTACGCGCGTGCCACCGAGATGGCCGCCGAGGTCGGAAAGTTCTTCGCCGTGCTCCTGGGGCTGTTCGGCCTGTTTTCGTTCAACATCATCATGATCGGCGTCGCCTTCTTTGTCTACATCGCGGCGTCGACGGAGGCGAAACAGGTGATGATGAAGGCCGCACTCGAAGGTGTAACCGTCGCGGACGTGATGACGCCCGCAGAACGACTTCACACCGTCCCACCGGAAATGACGATATCCGAACTGCTCCAGAAGATGTTCACACAACGTCATACCGGGTACCCCGTAATGTCGAATGGGCGACCGGTCGGTATCGTCACACTTGATGACGCCAGAGAGGTCCAGCCCGTCGAACGGGACGCATACACCGTCGATGATATCATGACGAGAGACCTCCGAACGATTTCGCCCGATGCCGACGCCATGGAGGCGATCACGACCCTCCAGCAGGACGATATCGGCCGACTCCTCGTTGTCGACGGGTTCGGTACCGTTGTCGGGCTGGTCTCACGTACCGACCTGATGACTGCGCTGGATGTCATTCGGTCGTCCGGATCGGAATCACTTGGGGACCAGACTGAGCCGATCCGATGA
- a CDS encoding DUF5814 domain-containing protein, translating into MAITDKIYVKNHRQLSSQLDTSIPKGAFKGATLDILFQGGGLEQLDEATRDRVLEFAEDFLDCDCDNNPYCGCPERKFIRYLLELRADGLGPDAIVDVMSDEYMLYAYPGDVLSFLDQSVRTLEATEELAKVDGNREAEEAARTAKRELSR; encoded by the coding sequence GTGGCGATCACGGACAAGATCTACGTCAAGAACCACCGCCAGCTCAGCTCCCAGCTCGACACCAGCATTCCGAAGGGGGCGTTCAAAGGGGCGACACTCGATATCCTCTTCCAGGGCGGTGGCCTCGAACAACTTGACGAGGCGACCCGGGATCGAGTGCTCGAATTCGCTGAAGACTTTCTGGACTGTGATTGCGACAACAACCCCTACTGTGGCTGTCCCGAACGGAAGTTCATTCGCTATCTGCTCGAACTCCGGGCCGATGGGCTCGGGCCGGACGCCATCGTCGACGTGATGAGTGACGAGTACATGCTGTACGCCTATCCGGGCGACGTCCTGTCCTTTCTCGACCAGAGCGTCCGAACGCTCGAAGCGACCGAGGAGCTGGCAAAGGTCGACGGAAACAGGGAGGCCGAGGAGGCCGCCCGGACGGCAAAACGGGAGCTGTCGCGCTAG
- a CDS encoding YMGG-like glycine zipper-containing protein, whose amino-acid sequence MKERLNLIFNRAKYAAIGAAVGAAVGGIISKNGASTGGAIGGLAGAVVGETRVSAETAYEQFKDALSDYELGSGSETPEAE is encoded by the coding sequence ATGAAAGAACGACTCAACCTGATCTTCAATCGAGCGAAGTACGCGGCGATCGGTGCGGCGGTCGGCGCAGCAGTCGGTGGGATCATCAGCAAGAACGGCGCGAGTACCGGCGGCGCGATCGGCGGCCTCGCTGGCGCGGTTGTCGGCGAGACGCGTGTCAGTGCCGAGACGGCGTACGAGCAGTTCAAAGATGCTCTGTCCGACTACGAACTCGGCTCCGGAAGCGAAACTCCCGAGGCAGAGTAA
- a CDS encoding DUF2391 domain-containing protein: MSSEGRDSGQSPADYDIGDVLRQLDELEGTVDSSKERQEVRRTRRMLESVPGSDRIRKYTSRDIAEGFVGGIIFSLPLLVEDGVFEIAEWFVEFTVASIPVFFVINVLFIVGLVSGLLYFTDIRNVQVRLLFGFLPKRLAAVLLISLFVAAGTMLMWGRLTAEGPSNFEMLARITVIWAAAALGASLGDILPGESSGTDIADRVAEIGDR, encoded by the coding sequence ATGAGTTCCGAGGGGAGAGATTCCGGACAATCACCGGCCGATTACGATATCGGCGATGTCCTGCGGCAACTGGACGAACTGGAGGGAACAGTAGATTCTTCGAAAGAGCGCCAGGAAGTCCGTCGAACGCGGCGGATGCTCGAATCAGTGCCGGGTAGTGACCGGATCAGAAAATACACGTCGAGGGATATCGCAGAGGGGTTTGTCGGCGGAATTATCTTTTCGCTCCCGCTCCTCGTCGAGGACGGCGTCTTCGAGATCGCCGAGTGGTTCGTCGAGTTCACCGTGGCGTCCATTCCAGTCTTCTTTGTCATCAACGTCCTGTTCATCGTCGGACTGGTGAGCGGGCTGCTCTATTTCACCGACATCCGCAACGTACAGGTCCGCTTGCTGTTTGGCTTCCTGCCAAAACGACTGGCTGCCGTACTATTGATTTCCCTCTTCGTCGCCGCCGGGACGATGCTCATGTGGGGGCGGCTCACTGCCGAGGGACCGTCGAATTTCGAGATGCTGGCACGGATCACCGTTATCTGGGCAGCCGCAGCGCTGGGGGCGTCGCTGGGTGACATTCTGCCCGGCGAAAGCAGCGGGACGGATATCGCCGATCGCGTCGCCGAGATCGGGGACCGGTAA
- a CDS encoding ribbon-helix-helix protein, CopG family, whose amino-acid sequence MGNKNKTISFRVNEDAFETLREIAEERDISLSAVFRDYVDQLVAHNGQVQVVPEDELGPTVEDGEFPPTVTVPKSFIREHERLELEAEHLREQLDEYKGYVAHLREQVDDEEAEDVIYLEDLDDESGESDETVRLG is encoded by the coding sequence ATGGGGAACAAAAACAAGACGATCTCGTTCCGGGTGAACGAGGACGCCTTCGAGACGCTCCGGGAGATCGCCGAGGAGCGGGATATTTCGCTTTCGGCCGTCTTCCGGGATTACGTCGACCAGCTCGTTGCCCACAACGGGCAGGTCCAGGTCGTCCCCGAGGACGAACTGGGCCCGACCGTCGAGGACGGCGAGTTCCCACCGACCGTCACCGTCCCGAAGAGTTTCATTCGGGAACACGAGCGGCTGGAGCTCGAAGCCGAGCACCTCCGCGAACAGCTGGACGAGTACAAAGGCTACGTCGCACATCTCCGCGAGCAGGTCGATGACGAAGAAGCCGAGGACGTGATCTATCTCGAAGACCTCGATGACGAGAGCGGCGAGTCCGACGAGACTGTCCGACTCGGCTAG
- a CDS encoding Hsp20/alpha crystallin family protein, whose product MTLREIGRSVSNTLLRGVGRVSSNVQESKSIPVDLLESDDAVLAVFDAPGTSRDDVQVRFSEGSLHIRIDRFREEHDGFETVFPGRGLALTGEVELPADVEVDPNAATATITGNGTLEIHVPKVDRSDETQDDGLDVEV is encoded by the coding sequence ATGACGCTCCGCGAGATCGGTCGATCGGTCAGTAATACGCTCCTCCGTGGCGTTGGCCGGGTTTCCAGTAACGTACAGGAGAGCAAGTCGATTCCGGTCGACTTGCTCGAAAGCGACGACGCAGTCTTGGCTGTGTTCGACGCACCGGGGACATCTCGGGATGATGTTCAGGTACGGTTCAGCGAGGGGAGTCTCCATATCCGTATCGACCGGTTCCGCGAAGAGCACGACGGGTTCGAGACGGTGTTTCCCGGGCGTGGACTCGCACTCACGGGCGAAGTAGAGCTCCCGGCCGATGTCGAGGTAGACCCGAACGCAGCAACCGCAACGATCACAGGAAACGGCACACTGGAGATCCACGTCCCGAAAGTGGATAGATCCGACGAAACACAGGACGACGGTCTCGATGTCGAGGTGTAG
- a CDS encoding PAS domain-containing response regulator: protein MATGSPSSIEVLIVDDNPRFGELAEMFLEDEFDDFAVTTATSADEGERLLAESDIDCIVSDYQMPERDGIEFLQAVREHSPELPFILMTGKGDETVASRAITAGVTDYIRKEAGSEHYDLLAHRIRNVVEQRRAEAAKQARNRRIRRVYERIDDGFVALDTEWRLTYMNSHASELLDRDREELLGQSIADVFPGIEETEFYDAARDVLAEKEAFTVEEHYDQLDAWIEARIYPDIDGLSVYFRDITERKEREKSLERSRKRYHALVDTAPTAILVTDAETGEIVEANQAAESLIGHSSEELSGEHHSKIHPEEDRGLYESLFRERLNSGSGLVNRHVDGSQIYVERADGERIPVEISAQVIELADERLVQSVIRDVVKRS from the coding sequence ATGGCTACTGGATCCCCTTCCTCTATCGAAGTTCTCATCGTCGATGACAATCCCCGGTTCGGCGAGCTGGCGGAGATGTTTCTCGAAGACGAGTTCGACGATTTCGCGGTCACGACTGCGACGAGCGCTGACGAGGGCGAGCGGCTGTTAGCCGAAAGCGATATCGACTGTATCGTCAGTGATTATCAGATGCCCGAACGCGATGGAATCGAGTTTTTACAGGCCGTTCGAGAGCACTCACCGGAGCTCCCATTCATCTTGATGACCGGGAAAGGTGACGAGACGGTCGCCAGCCGAGCGATTACGGCGGGCGTCACCGACTACATCAGGAAGGAAGCCGGGAGCGAACACTACGATCTGCTGGCTCATCGAATCCGGAACGTCGTCGAGCAGCGACGGGCCGAAGCGGCAAAGCAAGCGCGCAATCGTCGGATTCGGCGTGTCTACGAGCGGATCGATGACGGGTTCGTCGCACTGGATACGGAGTGGCGGCTAACGTACATGAACAGCCACGCGAGCGAGTTGCTCGACAGGGACCGCGAGGAGCTACTCGGTCAGTCCATTGCGGACGTGTTCCCGGGAATCGAAGAGACCGAGTTCTACGATGCGGCGAGGGATGTCCTCGCCGAAAAGGAGGCATTCACGGTCGAAGAGCACTACGACCAACTCGACGCGTGGATAGAAGCGAGGATCTACCCGGATATCGACGGGCTTTCCGTCTACTTCCGCGATATCACGGAGCGAAAGGAACGCGAGAAGTCGCTGGAACGATCTCGAAAACGGTATCATGCGCTCGTTGATACAGCCCCGACCGCGATTCTGGTAACTGATGCGGAGACGGGTGAGATCGTGGAGGCGAATCAGGCCGCAGAGAGCCTGATCGGCCACTCTTCCGAAGAGTTGTCCGGAGAACACCACAGCAAGATCCATCCAGAAGAGGACAGGGGGCTGTACGAGTCTCTCTTCCGTGAGCGTCTGAATAGCGGGTCGGGACTGGTCAACCGTCACGTCGACGGCTCACAGATATACGTCGAGCGGGCGGACGGCGAGCGGATCCCCGTCGAGATCTCCGCACAGGTCATCGAACTGGCGGACGAGCGACTTGTCCAGAGCGTCATCAGGGACGTGGTCAAACGGTCCTGA
- a CDS encoding rhodanese-like domain-containing protein, whose protein sequence is MTLDSPVFVDPSWVEKHSDVTLVDVRERREYRDVGHITDAVSVPFDSFRDPSSVATGMLPGRDAFEELLGDAGISNGETLVAYDDGAGVYAARFLLTAAVYGHDGNLYLVDGGFEALRERFGVTNDPIEPEPAVYDASEPDGQLVADREDVEAAVEDEETLVVDTRTAAEYDHSHVPTAVQLSWETFVDEDGRLRPVDEIEPILDERGLSPETPVVLYCNTARRLSHTFTVLTELGYEDVSFYEGSLTDWVRAESDDWDPERLYERVREVAPQGFEALPRELGEDVFGRLHLIGLYTQKQDGYFMLRTKVPNGVLTAAQARTYGEIVDEFARAPAEYGGTEQNAEFGDGFLDVTTRQGLQAHWVRVEDMPEIWDRYDEVGLTTIQASGNTLRNVVACPASGLGEEVTDVRALGEGIADAFEGNQRYANLPRKLKVSLSGCHENCGRSEIQDLGFVPAVKDGRDGFHVKVGGGLSDGPRAATDLGVFLEPEQVEPLTLAAADLFIEQGSYIDTAVNRLKFIVEEYGIDGFREELQRYVDFDFEEAGEDLTTSYRGDHVGVHQTEDGYYVGLNLPTGRMRGEELVELADLAERYGSGELRLTANQNVLVAGVREETLDDLLAEPLLERYSPDPGPFTRGIVTCTGAEFCKYGVVETKSRGIEWARTLDSWLAETDRLDESDLPDAVRVHMSGCSASCAQPQIGDIAMRGEAKRTPEGTKDAADVGLGGDLGRGAFADWIAGSVVLDEVPEGIKRLVTAYATDAGDEAFSEWTERVPDSDLRSLIEGEAGPETIVQGGDHVTTEVN, encoded by the coding sequence ATGACGCTTGATAGCCCGGTGTTCGTCGATCCGTCGTGGGTCGAGAAACACAGTGACGTGACGCTCGTCGACGTCCGAGAACGGCGGGAGTATCGGGATGTCGGACACATAACGGACGCAGTGAGCGTCCCGTTCGACAGCTTTCGTGACCCATCAAGCGTGGCAACCGGGATGTTGCCGGGTCGGGACGCGTTCGAGGAGCTACTGGGAGACGCGGGGATCTCGAACGGCGAGACGCTCGTCGCCTACGACGACGGGGCGGGCGTCTATGCCGCACGATTCCTGCTGACCGCTGCCGTTTACGGACATGATGGGAACCTCTATCTGGTCGATGGTGGTTTCGAGGCGCTCCGGGAACGATTCGGTGTCACGAACGACCCGATCGAGCCCGAACCGGCGGTGTACGATGCCAGCGAACCCGACGGTCAGCTCGTCGCGGACCGCGAGGACGTCGAGGCGGCAGTCGAAGACGAGGAAACGCTCGTCGTCGACACCCGAACCGCAGCGGAGTACGACCACTCCCATGTGCCGACCGCCGTCCAGCTGAGCTGGGAGACGTTCGTCGACGAGGATGGACGGCTCCGTCCGGTCGACGAGATCGAACCGATTCTCGACGAGCGGGGACTTTCCCCCGAGACGCCGGTCGTCCTCTACTGTAACACTGCCAGACGGCTCAGCCATACGTTCACCGTACTGACAGAGCTCGGCTACGAGGACGTCAGCTTCTACGAGGGCAGCCTCACTGACTGGGTTCGAGCCGAGTCAGATGACTGGGATCCAGAACGGCTCTACGAGCGCGTTCGCGAGGTAGCACCACAGGGGTTCGAGGCGCTTCCCCGCGAACTCGGAGAGGACGTCTTCGGTCGCCTGCACCTGATCGGTCTGTACACGCAGAAACAGGACGGCTACTTCATGCTGCGGACGAAGGTTCCAAACGGTGTTCTAACTGCTGCGCAGGCCCGCACCTATGGCGAGATCGTCGACGAGTTCGCCCGCGCACCCGCCGAGTACGGCGGCACCGAACAGAACGCCGAGTTCGGCGACGGTTTTCTCGACGTGACGACCAGACAGGGTCTGCAGGCCCACTGGGTCCGCGTCGAGGACATGCCCGAGATCTGGGACCGCTACGACGAGGTCGGCCTGACGACGATCCAGGCCAGTGGGAACACGCTCCGGAACGTCGTCGCCTGTCCCGCGTCAGGGCTGGGGGAGGAGGTCACGGATGTCAGAGCGCTCGGCGAGGGCATCGCCGACGCCTTCGAGGGGAACCAGCGCTATGCGAACCTTCCGCGCAAACTCAAGGTGAGTTTGAGCGGCTGTCACGAGAACTGCGGCCGCAGCGAGATTCAGGATCTCGGGTTTGTCCCCGCCGTCAAGGACGGTCGTGACGGGTTCCACGTCAAGGTCGGCGGCGGCCTTTCGGATGGTCCACGAGCCGCGACAGACCTCGGCGTCTTCCTCGAACCCGAGCAGGTAGAGCCGTTGACCCTCGCAGCTGCCGACCTGTTCATCGAACAGGGCAGCTACATCGACACGGCAGTGAATCGCCTGAAGTTCATCGTCGAGGAGTACGGTATCGACGGGTTCCGCGAGGAGCTACAGCGGTACGTCGACTTCGACTTCGAGGAGGCCGGGGAGGACCTCACCACGAGCTACCGGGGCGACCACGTCGGCGTCCACCAGACGGAGGACGGCTACTACGTCGGCCTCAACCTGCCGACCGGGCGCATGCGTGGCGAGGAGCTGGTCGAACTGGCAGACCTCGCAGAACGGTACGGGAGCGGCGAGCTCAGGCTGACCGCGAACCAGAACGTGCTCGTCGCGGGCGTCCGCGAGGAGACGCTCGACGACCTGCTGGCCGAGCCGCTGCTGGAGCGCTACAGTCCCGATCCGGGGCCGTTCACCCGCGGGATCGTCACCTGCACCGGCGCGGAGTTCTGCAAGTACGGCGTCGTCGAAACTAAATCCCGCGGGATCGAGTGGGCCCGTACGCTCGATTCGTGGCTCGCGGAGACCGACCGCCTCGACGAGTCCGATCTTCCCGACGCCGTCCGAGTCCACATGTCCGGCTGTTCAGCCTCGTGTGCTCAGCCCCAGATCGGTGATATCGCCATGCGCGGCGAGGCAAAACGCACCCCGGAAGGGACGAAAGATGCCGCGGATGTCGGCCTCGGCGGGGACCTCGGCCGGGGGGCGTTTGCCGACTGGATCGCCGGGTCGGTCGTCCTCGATGAGGTCCCCGAGGGGATAAAACGCCTCGTGACGGCGTATGCAACCGACGCTGGCGACGAGGCGTTCTCGGAGTGGACCGAGCGCGTTCCGGATTCGGACCTGCGGTCGCTGATCGAGGGCGAGGCCGGACCGGAGACGATCGTACAGGGCGGCGACCACGTTACGACGGAGGTGAACTGA